The genomic stretch AAGAGCGTGCGCGGCAGCCACGTGGACGGCGCGCTGTACTGGCTGGCCCGCATGGTCGAGGGCGGCGCCGACCCCCTGTACGTCGCGCGGCGCGTGGTCCGCATGGCCGCCGAGGACATCGGCCTCGCCGACCCACAGGCCCTCCGGCTGGCCGTAGCCGCGCGCGACACCGTCGAATTCCTCGGCAGTCCCGAAGGCGACCTCGCCCTGGCGCAGGCGGTCGTGTACCTCGCGCTGGCCCCCAAGAGCAACAGCGTGTACGTCGCCTGGAAGAACGCCCTGAACGCCGTCCGCGAGGGTGAGAGCCTGCCCATCCCGCTGCACCTGCGCAACGCCCCCACCGCCCTCATGCGCCAGCAGGGCTACGGCAAGGGCTACGCGTACTACTTCGACGATCCCGAAGGCTCATTCGCCCAGAACTACATCCCCAACGGCGTGCAGCTCGAACTCTACGCCCCCACCGGCGAAGGCTGGGAAGCCCGCGTCGCCGACCGCTGGCGCAAACTCCGGGACGCACACGGTGAGGGGGAGAGCGCCGGGACCTGAACCGGCCGCCCCTCAGGCCAGTCCCAGACCCCGCGTGACGCTGGCCTGCGCGTCCTGTTCGGGCACGCTGGTCACGACCGCCTCGATGTGTCCGTCCGGGCCGGTCAGGATCAGGGTGGGGAAGGCGTGCACGCGGTACGGGCGGCGCAGGCTGCCGTCGGCGTCGAGGTGCAGCGCGTCCCCGTAGGCGTGGGGGGGCAGGTCGCCGCGCCGCGCGTCGATCACGCGCAGGTCCAGCCCGTGCGCGTGCGCCAGCTGACCCAGAAATACGTCCAGCGTGTCGCACGCCACGCAGGCCTCGGTCTTGAAGGACAGCAGCGTGCGGCGCGTGACGTTCAGCGCGGCGGGCGGCGGCACGACCGCACCCGGCTGGACGGTGCGCGCGGCGATCAGGCGGCCCAGCAGCGCCCCGAGCGGGCGGGGCAGGCGGATGCGGACGGGCGTGGGCGCGGGTCGCTGGGGCATGGATACCTCCTGGTGAATGCCCCCAGGTACGCGCCCGGCGCGGCCGGGTTCCCGTGCGGGCGTGCCGGCAGCAGAAGGCCCCCGCCGCTCCGGGGTGCGGAGGGCGGGGGTGGGGGCGGACCGGCGTCGAGGCCGTGGTCGTGAGGGGTGCGCGGTGCCGGGTGAGGGGTGCAGGGTGCTGGGCGTGCGTGGTGCGGCCCGGGTGGATCCGGGGACGCCGCCCCGGCGTCTTCAGGGGTGCAGCGTGTTCCCCGCTGCAGGGTAGGTCTCCGCCCGCGCGGCCGTCCCCGAGCGGCAGTGTGGGCCTACCCGGGCAGGTCCGTCAACCAGTTGGCCTGTTGTAGCTGCGTGTCCAGTTCGCGCCGCGCCTTGGCCAGGGTATCCACCTGCGCCTGCAGGTCGCGGGCGGGCAGCGCGGAGAGGATGCGGACCTCGCTGTTGCTGTAGCGGGTGGGGCGTTCGCTCGCGGTGGCGGCGGCACGGCGCAGGACCTTCAGGCGAAGGTCGAGCAGGTCGCGGCGGGTCAGGGCGTCCGTGATGGTCTCCCCGCCGGGCAGCGTGGCGCCGAGGTTCGCGCGGTGGATGCGTGGCAGGAGGGCCTCCAGCTGCGCGGTGACCTCCATGAACTCGCGCAGCAGCGCCTGGGGGTCCTCGGCGGGCGCCTCGCCCTCCTGCACGAGGAGGTTCTTCACGAGGCGTTCCTCGAGCTGCGCGGCGCGTTTCTGGAGGTCGGCGCGGGTGATCAGGGCCTCGGCGAGTTTCATGTGTGCAGGGTAGGGGACGGACATGGGGCACAGGTGCGGCGGGAATTGGGATAAGGCTTTCTAAGCCACTCGGCGCACGGTCATTCCATGCGGGGGCCGCTATGCTCCGTATGAGATGTCCTTCGATGCCCGCGCCCTGTCCGCCCTTGATTTTCCCCGCGTCCTGTCTGCCCTGGCGGAGCGGAGTGCCACGACGCTGGGCGCCGAGCGTGCGCGGGCCCTGCGCCCGTCGGATGACGCGAGGCGGATCGCGCGGGAACTGGACGAGGTCGAGGACGCGCTGTTCGGCGTGAGCCTCAGCCTGGGCGGCATTCAGGACATCCGTGACCTGCATGCCCGCGCGGGCGAGGGCCGCGTGCTGGCCGGGCAGGAACTGCTGAACGCGGCGTACTCGCTGGACGGCGCGATGACCGTGAAGCGCGCCATCAACGCGAATTCACGCGGACCGCTGCGGGAACTCGCGGTGGACCTGGGGGATCACAGTGAACTGGTGCGGCGGGTCCTGTCCGCCCTGGACCGTGACGGGGGCGTGCGCGACGACGCCAGTCCGCGCCTGCGGGATCTGCGCAAGCGCATCGAGCCGCTGCGGGGGCGCATCCGTGAGCGGCTGGCGGCGACGCTGGACAAGTGGGCGGACGTGCTGCAGGAGCACATCGTCACGATCCGCCGCGACCGCTACGTGCTGCCGGTGCAGGCCAGCCGGGTGGGGCAGGTGCAGGGCATCATCGTGGACGCGTCCGCGACCGGGCAGACGTACTTCGTGGAACCGGCGGCGGTCACGCAGCTGAACAACGAACTGACCCGCCTGATCCTCGACGAGGAGGCCGAGGTCCGGCGCATCCTGACGGAACTGTCGGGCCTGCTCGCCTCCGACGCGGCGGTGCCCATGACGCTGGCCGTGATCGGCGAGCTGGACCTGATCGCCGCGAAGGCGCGGCTGGCCCGCGACTGGCGCCTGAACCGCCCCGAGCAGGTGGAAGGCGGCTCGTACGACCTGCGTGAGGTGCGCCACCCGCTGATCGAGAACCCGGTCGCGAACGACCTCGCGCTGGGTGAGACGAAACTGCTGCTGATCACCGGTCCGAACATGGGCGGCAAGACCGCCACCATCAAGACGCTGGGCCTCGCAGTGCTGATGCACCAGTGCGGGATGTACGTCGCGGCGGCCAGTGCGCGGCTGCCGGTCGTGCGCGACGTGCTGGTGGACATCGGGGACGAGCAGAGCATTGAGGCGAGCCTGTCCACCTTCGCGTCTCACCTCAAGCACCTGCGCTACGTGCTGCGCCACGCCGCGCCGGACACGCTGGTCCTCGTGGACGAGCTGGGCAGCGGCACCGACCCGAACGAGGGCGCCGCGCTCGCCCAGGCGCTGATCGAGTGCCTCCTCACGCAGGACGCCCGGGGCGTGATCACCTCGCACCTCTCGCCCCTGAAGCTGTTCGCGCTGGAAACGCCGGGGCTGAAGAACGCCAGCATGGGCTTCGACGTGGACACCCTGGCCCCCACGTACGCCCTGCAGGTGGGGCAGCCGGGGCGGTCGTTCGCGCTGGCCATCGCGCAGCGCATGGGCCTCCCGGCGGACGTGCTGGGCCGCGCCGAGGACCTCCTGGGTCCCGACGCGGGCCTGATGGAACGCATGCTGGAGGGCCTGGAACGCGAACGGGCCGACCTGCGCGCCCAGCTGGACGCCACGGCGGCCGCCCGGCGCGACGCCGAGGCCGAACTGGGCCGCGTCCGCGCCGAGCGCGAAACCCTGGAGGCCCGCCGCAACGAGATGCTCGCCGAGGCCAGCCAGAAGGCCGAGTCGCTGTACGCCGACGCCGTCGAGCGCGTCCGCACGCTGCGGGCCCGCGCGCAGGAGGACAGCGCCCGTCCGCGCGTCATGCAGGAACTGCGCGAGCTGCGCGTCGCCGCGCAGAAGACCCGCCCCGCCCCCGCCCCGCGCGAGGACCGTGGCGACCCCATCCGGGTGGGCAGCAGCGTGGACGTCCCCGCGTACAACGCCAGCGGGCAGGTCCTGGAACTGCGTGGCGACGATCTGGTCGTGCAGCTGGGCGTCATGAAGGTCGGCGTGAAGCGCCGCGACGTGCGCCTCAAGCAGGAACCCAAGCCGCAGGCGCCCAAGACGCGCGGCCCGCGCTTCACCGGCACGGCCCCCACCGCGTCCCTCAAGGAACTCCAGCTGCGCGGCATGGGCGTCGAGGAGGCCGTCGAGGAACTCCGCACCGCCATCCTCGAAGCGCACGCGCTGAAGGAGACCCCGCTGCGCGTCGTGCACGGCAAGGGCCAGGGCGTCCTGCGGCGCCTGCTGCGCGAGTACCTGAAGAACGACAAGAAGGTCGAGTCCTTCCACGACGCCGAGCCCAACCAGGGCGGGCACGGCGTGACCATCGTGAACATCCGCCGCTGACCCGGCGCCCTCATGAGGCGGCCTTTGACGACCCTCAGGGTTCACCGTCAGGATGGGCAGGTGCGATTTCCTGCTCCTGCCCTTCTGACGGCCACGCTCACCGCGGCTGGCCTCGCCCTGACTGGCCTCGCTTCCGCCCAGAACGCTCCCGCTGGCGGCGTCCAGCTGCCCGCCGATTACTTCGGCCGCTTCGGCAGTACGCAGCTGGTGGCCAGCAACACCGAGGGCTTTGGCGTGCGCTTCCTGCCCCTGCCCCTCAAGGCCGATCTGCGCCTCACGCTCGTGAAGGCCCCCACGTACACCGATTACGGCCTCAGCGCGCAGCTGGGCAGCCTGTACGCCGCCGCGGGGGTGTTCTACAACGTGCCCAGGGCCGAACTGACCAGCGCCCCCGCCAGTGGCCTGCAGTGGAGCGGCGTGGTGCAGGGCGGCGCCTCGCACAGCCGATTCAGCGTCGGGTACGCCACGCAGGTGGACGGCGGCAAGGTGCGCTTCCTGAACAACGTCGGCGTGGCCCAGCAGGGCGGCGTCACCGCGCCCTACACCCAGTCCGAGGTCAGCGCCGCGTACGGCAGGACGTTCGACAGGGTCAACACCGCCGTGTACTCCACCGCCCGCATGTACGCCTTCCCGGTGCAGGGCAAGGCGCAGGGCAGCCTGGACGTGACCCTGGCCCTGAACGCCCCGCTCGCGCAGGGCCTCACGCTGGACGCCTCGCACTTCGAGCGGTTCACGGTCGGCGAGGTCGCCATCCCGGACTTCGGTCTGGGCCGTTACGAGTCCAGCGCCGCGACCCTCACCTACCGCGTGCCGGGACAGGAGGGGTTCGGGGTGGGCGCGCTGCGCAGCCGCACCTCCCGCGACTGGACGAACCGCGTGACGACCACGGACGGCGACCTGCTGCTGAACGTGGGCCTGCCGGTGCTGCTGGGCGGCAGCGTGGGCTACGAGTGGCACGACGCGGCGCCCACCGCCAACCGCTGGCGGTTCGGCGTGTCCACGATGCCCCGCTGATCGTCCCGCCTGCCGGGTCTGGTCTGTGTGGCCAGGGACGCGGGTGGACAGGGGCGGCCCCCGGTGGCCCGGCGGGGTGATAGCGTCCCGGCGTGACGACTGCCCGCCCCGCCGCTCCGCCGCCGCTCTCGTGGACGCTGCTGGCGGTGGGTGTGGCGGCGTTCTTCACGCTGGGCCTGATCCAGGCGATGTACGGCCCGGCGTTCGGGCTGTTCCAGGCGCGCTTCGGCGTGAGTACCGCGTCGGTGGGCGTGATCGCCAGCGCGCACTTCCTGGGGTCGGCGGTCGCGCCGCCGCTGATGGGGCTGCTGCTGCGCCGCGTGAGCGTGCGGGCCGGGGTGTCCTGGAGTCTGCTGCTGCTGGCGCTGGGCGTGACGGGCGTGGTGTTCGCGCCCGCGTGGCCGCTGGCGGTCGCGTCGGCGTTCCTGGGCGGCTTCGGGCTGGGCGGCGTGAGCGCCTGCCTGAACGCCGCGTACGCGAGCGTGGGAGCGCGCGCCGTGAACCTCGTGAACGCGGTGTTCGGGGTGGGCAGCATGCTCGCCCCGCTGCTGGTGGTGGGCCTGGGCCGCGCGGACGGCACGCCGGGCGGACTGGCCGGGCCGTTCCTGACGGTCGCGGCCCTGTGCGCGGTGACGTTCGCGGTGGGGCGCGTGTGGGGCGTGCCGGGCATCCACGCGCCGGCGCGCGCGGCGGACGCCCCCGCCCCGGCGCGGCCGGTGGTGCAGGCGGCGCTGTTCGCGGCGCTGATCGTGTGTTACGTGGGCCTGGAGGCCGGGTACGGCGCGTGGGCGTCACGGTACCTGACGGAACTGGGACTGCCCGGCGCGGCCCTGACCCTGAGTGCCTTCTGGGCGGCGCTGACGGTGGGGCGCGTCCTGACCGGCGTGTTCGCGGGCCGGGTGGGCGCGCCGCGCGTGGTGCTGAGCTGCGGCGCGGCGCTGGTGGCGCTGGCGCTGGCCATGCGGGTGCCTGCGCTGGCGCCGCTGGCCGTGATCCTGTCCGGGCTGGCCCTGGCCCCGGTGTTCGGCACGACCCTAGCGTGGCTGTCGCAGGTGCTCAGCGCGCGGCTGGTGCCGCTGCTGCTGGTGGCCGGCTCGCTGGGCGGGGTGCTCTCGCCGTGGCTGCTGGGGCAGGCGTTCGCGCGCTTCGGGGCGGGGGCGGTGCCCGTGACGCTCGCGGTCCTCGCGGCGCTGATGCTGCTGTTTACGGCGCTGGCACGGCGTGGCGCGCGCGCGGCGGCCTGAAGATTACCCGGCTGCCGGGGGCGTGTGAGGGGGGGTTCTAGCAAACCTCGTTGTCAGGGTGGGGGGCGTGTGGCAGAATGCGCGGCGAATTCTCAGCAACCCACGATTCAAGTCCTCGCCGGGTTCGGCCCGGCGGCGCAACGGAGGCTCTAGAGTGGCACAGGCGACCAGACAGGTGAAGCTCACGCGGGACGGGTTCGAACGGCTCCAGAAGACGCTGGATCAGGAGATGAACCGCCTCGCGGAAGCGACCCGCATCCTGCAGGAGCAGATGGAAACCAACTCGGACACCGAGGACACCGGGCTGGAAGATGCCAAGCGCGAGAAGATGAACATCGAGGCGCGCATCGAGGAACTCGAGGACACCCTGGCCCGCGCGACCGTCATCGAGGATCACGAGAACGAGGGCCGCGTGGAACTCGGCGCGATCGTCGTGCTCGCCAACGAGACCACCAAGAAGGACATGAAGGTGCAGGTCGTCAGCGCCGCCGAGGCGACCGTCACCGGCGGCAGCCTGCCCCGCGTCAGCGAGGACAGCCCGGTCGGCAAGGAACTGATGGGCCGCAAAAAAGGGGAGACCTTCGTGGTGAACCTCGACAACGGCAAGCAGATGAAGTACAAGGTCAAGAGCATCGAGTACTGACCGTGGTGTTCAGGTATGTTGAGGGCCGCCATCAGCCCACCTGAAACGAGCGGAGCGAGCAGGAGAGAGGCGGGTTCCGGGCTGACCACTTCGCTTCCGGAATCTTGAACAGGGGAGGCAGGTCGCAGTGTGCGGTCTGCCTCCCGACCTGTTTTGGAGCGGGCCGTGAACTGGACGTGCGGTCTGCCCGGCGTGTGGGGCGCGGCCTATACTGGCGGTTATGTCTGATGGTTCCCCCAACCGCCGCGAAGGTCTGCACGAGCAGACCGTCAGCCGCCTGAACAACCTGGACGCGCAGGTGGCCGCAGGTTTCGAGGCCCACCCCTACACGTACCCGCGCACGCATCACGCCCGTGACGTCCTGGCCGCCTACCCCGCAGGCGCCGTGGGCGAGGACGGCGTGCCGAAATGGGAGGCCGGGCAGGAGTGGCCCGAGGCCTCGTTCGCGCTGGCCGGGCGCGTGACCCTGATGCGCCACATGGGCAAGGCAGCCTTCGCGGACCTGAGTGACGAGCACGGCAAGATCCAGCTGCACTTCTCCAAGCAGGACACCGAGCACTTCGACCCCACGAAGAAGATCGACCTGGGCGACATCATCGGCGTGCGGGGCTTCCCGTTCGTCACGAAGACCGGGCAGCTGACGCTGCGCGTGACGTCCTGGCAGCCGCTGGTCAAGAGCCTGCACCCGCTGCCCAGCAAGTTCCACGGCCTGCAGGACGAGGAACTCCGCGCGCGGCGCCGCTACGTGGACCTGATGATCAACCCCGAGAGCCGCGAGGTGTACCGCACGCGCTCGCGGATGCTGCGCTTCATCCGGAACTTCCTCGACAGCCGTGACTTCATGGAGGTCGAGGGCCCCACGTTGCAGGTCGTCCCTGGCGGCACCGAGGCCAAGCCGTTCAAGACGTTCCACAACGCGCTGGGGCACGAGTTCAGCATGCGCATCAGCCTGGAGCTGTACCTCAAGCGGCTGCTGGTGGGCGGCTTCGAGCGGGTGTACGAGATCGGCCGCAACTACCGCAACGAGGGCATTGACCGGACGCACAACCCGGAATTCACGATGCTGGAAGCGTACTTCGCGTACGGCGACTACAACGACATGATGGTGCTCGTGGAGACGCTGCTGCACGATCTGGTCGTGGAACTCAAGGGCGAGCCGAAACTGACGTACCAGGGCCGCGAACTGGACTTCTCGCTGCCGTTCCGGCGACTCGATTTCGTGACGGCCCTGAAGGAGCAGGCGGGCCTGGACTTCGACCCACTGGATCTCGTGAAGTTGCGCGAGTGGAGTGACGTGCACCACCCCGAACACCGCAAGACCCCGGACTACAAGCTGCTGGACAAGCTGGGTGGCGAGTACGTCGAGCCGCTGCTGCAGAACCCGACCTTCCTGACGGATATGCCGCTGGCGATCAGTCCGCTGGTGAAGGTGCACCGTGACCGCGAAGGGCTGGCCGAGCGCGCCGACCTGTACGTGGCGGGTTTCGAGCTGGCGCCGATCTACTCGGAGTTGAACGACGCGCTGGATCAGCGGGAGCGCTTCGAGGCGCAGACGGCCCGCCGGGACGCCGGGGATGACGAGGCGCACGAGCAGGACGAGGACTTCCTGCTGGCGCTGGAGTACGGCATGCCGCCCACCGCCGGGATGGGCATGGGCATGGACCGTCTGGCGATGCTGATGACCGACCGGGATTCTATCCGGGACGTGCTGCTGTTCCCGCTGCTGCGTCCGGAGGGCGCGGGGGCCGGGGCAGAGGACGCGGTGGAAGCGACCGCCGGCTGAACGAATGGGTGCGGGTGAACCGGCCGGGGCTGCTGCTCCGGCCGGTTCGTTTGACGTCAATCTAGATCGGTTGTCCAGAAAAGGGCGTCGGGAAGCGCTTCCATTAATTCGTTCGTTTGACAAACAAAATTATCCAGGCGCAGCATACCCGTACACAAGCCCCACCAAGCCCAGCAGCCGGACCCGCCGGCTGACGCTCCCCTGCGCCCCGACCCATGCTGACCCACCCCGGTCACAGAGGACCCCCATGCTGCACGCCGACACCCACAGCCCGGACACCCTGGACCTCGCGGCCATCCGCGCGCGGCACACCCTGCTGCTGCTCGGTCTGCTGTGGGACCGGGACCTGGCCCGCGTGGACATCGCCCGTGAACTGGGCCTGTCACGCAGCGCGATCAGCTCCATCGTCACGGAACTGATCAGCGTCGGGCTGGTGCAGGAGGTCGGCACGCGCGGCACCGGCGGAGTGGGGCGGCGCGCCACCATGCTGAACCTCAACACCCGCGCCGCCGCCCTGCTCGCTATCGACCTGGGCGCCAGCCACGCCCGCGTAGACGCCCTGGACCTCCAGTGCCGCCCCCTGGCCAGCCGCACCGTGCCGCACGACATCTCACGCGGCCCGCAGCCCACCTACGCCCTGCTGAAAGACCTGACCCGGCAGGTGCTCGCCGACGCGCAGCTGAACGCCGCGCAGGTCGCGCTGGTCGGCGTGGGCGTCCCCGGACCCGTCGACCACGACACGGGCCGCGTCGTGCAGCCCCCCAACATGCCCGGCTGGGACGGCGAGAACGTCCGCGCGGCCCTGCAGGACGCCCTGAACCTTGAAGTGCTCGTGGACAATGACGCCAACCTGGGCGCCCTGGCCGAGGCCCGCTTCGGCGCGCACCGCGGCATCCAGGACCTCATCTACGTGAAAGTCGCCACCGGCATCGGCGCGGGCGTGCTGCTCGGCGGGCGCCTGCACCGCGGCACGCGCGGCGGGGCCGGCGAGATCGGGCACATCAGCATCAACGAGCAGGGCCCGGTGGGCCGCAGCGGGAACCCCGGCAGTCTGGAAAGCTACGCCGCCGCGCAGGTCATCGAGAACCACGCCCGCAGCCTGCGCCTCCAGGGCCACCCCTCGGACCTGCCCGACCCCATCACCATCGAGGACCTGCTCACGCACGCCGCGCACGACCCCCTGGCCCGCGCCGTGTGGGAGGAAGCCGGGCACCATCTGGGCGTGGCGATCAGCACCACCCTGAACCTCTTCAACCCGGCCGCCGTGATCATCGGCGGGCGGCTGGCGCAGGCGGGGGACGTGCTGCTGCGCGCCATCCGCGTCAGCGCGCAGAGCCGCACCATGCGCATCAACGCCGACCGCACCCGCATCGACCTGGGCACCCTGGGTCAGGACGCCGGCGTGATGGGCGCCGGAGCCATGATGCTCGATTCGCTGTTCACCCCACGGGGCCTGCCGCACCTGTACGGCATCGCCCGCATGAACCAGAACGCCCGTGACCTCGCGGGCAGCCGCGCCCCACCCCCGGCCCCCCGGCCGACCCCCACCCTGAACGCACCCGTTTCTCACGGAGGAACACCATGAAAAAAGCACTGCTGCTCGCCGCCGCCCTCGCCGTCACCACCAGCGCCTCTGCCGCTGGCAAACTGGAGATCTTCTCCTGGTGGTCCGGTGACGAGGGTCCCGCCCTGGAAGCCCTGATCAAGCTGTACAAGCAGAAGTACCCTGCCGTGACCGTGGACAACGCCACCGTCTCCGGCGGCGCCGGCACGAACGCCAAGGCTGTCCTGAAGACCCGCATGCTGGGCGGCACGCCCCCCGACTCCTTCCAGGCGCACGCCGGTCAGGAACTCATCGGCACCTGGGTCGTCGCCGGGCGCATGGAGGACCTCAGCAGCCTCTTCAAGAGCGAGGGCTGGGACAAGGTCTTCCCCAAGGACCTCGTCAAGCTGATCAGCACGAACGGCAAGCCCTGGAGCGTGCCCGTGAACGTGCACCGCAGCAACGTCATGTGGTACAACCCCGCCAAACTCAAGGCCTGGGGCGTCACCGCGCCCAAGACCTGGCCCGAGTTCCTCAAGACCTGCTCCACCCTGAAAGCCAAGGGCGTCGCCGCGCCGCTGGTCGTCGGTGAGAACTGGACCCAGCAGCACCTCTGGGAGAGCGTCATGATCGGCACCCTGGGCGCTGCCAACTGGGAGAACCTGTGGGCCGGGAAACTGAAGTTCACGGACCCCAAGGTCGTCGCGGGCTTCACCACCTTCGGCAAGGTCATGGACTGCGCCAACAAGGACGCCAGCGGCCTCAGCTGGCAGCAGGCCAGCGACCGCATCATCGACGGGACCAGCGCGTTCAACGTCATGGGTGACTGGGCCGCCGGGTACTTCACCACCACCAAGAAACTCGCCCCGAACACCGGCTTCGGCTGGGCGCCCGCCCCCGGCACCACCAAGACCTTCGTGATGCTCGCCGACTCCTTCGGTCTGCCCAAGGGCGCCAAGGACCGCACCGAGGCCCTGAACTGGCTGAAAGTCCTGGGCAGCAAGGCCGGTCAGGACGCCTTCAACCCCCTCAAGGGCTCCATCGCCGCGCGTACCGACAGCGACCTGAGCAAGTACAACACCTACAGCAGGAGTGCCGCCGCCGACTGGAAGAGCAACAAGATCGTCGGCAGCCTCGTGCACGGCGCCGTCGCCCCCGAAAGCTTCATGAGCGCCTTCGGCGCAATCATCGACCAGTACGTCGCCAGCCGCAACAGCGCCGGGGCCGCCGCCGCCGCGCAGCAGCTGGCCGTGCGCGCCGGCATCAGCAAGTAAAGCACCAGCCAGCGGTGCGCGGAATACGGATGCGTGGTGACCCGCGCGCCGCTTCCCGCGCACCGCACCCTGTGAAAGGAGGCCCGCATGAAAGGCCTGAGTAAAGACCGCCTGTGGTCCATCGCCGTTCTGACGCCCAGCATCATCCTGATCGCGGTGTTCGTGTACGGTTTCATCGCGCGCAGCGTGTACGTCAGCATGACCGACTGGGGCAACGACCCCGCCCAGGCCCTGGCGCTTGACCCCATCATCCGCTGGGTGGGTCTGGCCAACTACCAGGAACTGTTCACCGGCTTCCTCCAGGGACGCTTCCGGCAGGAACTCGTCAGTACCATCTTCTTCACGCTGTTCTTCATCCTGGGCTGCCTGGGCTTGGGCCTGGGGCTCGCGCTGATCCTGGACCGTAACCCGAAAGGGGAGGGGCTGTGGCGCACCATCTTCCTGTTCCCCATGAGCCTGTCGTTCATCGTGACCGGCACCATCTGGCGCTGGATGCTGCAACCCGGCGGCGGCGTCAACCAGGCCCCGACCCTGCTGGGCGGGCAACCCAGCACCTTCGGCTGGCTGAGCAGCACCGACGCCCTGTGGAAGTTCGACTGGAACAAACTCCCGCTGCTGACCGCCAGCGTCGTGGGCCTCGTGCTGGTCATCATGGCCGTGCGCGCCGCGCGGAGCGGGGACCGCACCCGCACCCTGGTCGCCGCCGCGTGCGCCGCGCTGCTGTTCCTGTGGGCGCTGTTCATCGGGCCGAACATCAAGATGCTGCCCGCCCCTGAACTGCACGGCTTCAACCTCGCCCTCATCGGCATCATCATCGCCGCCGTGTGGCAGATGAGCGGCTACACCATGGCCCTGTACCTCGCCGGTCTGCGCGGCATTCCCGAGGAGCTGCGCGAGGCGGCCCGCGTGGACGGCGCGAACGACATCGGCATGTACCA from Deinococcus soli (ex Cha et al. 2016) encodes the following:
- a CDS encoding carbohydrate ABC transporter permease, which codes for MKGLSKDRLWSIAVLTPSIILIAVFVYGFIARSVYVSMTDWGNDPAQALALDPIIRWVGLANYQELFTGFLQGRFRQELVSTIFFTLFFILGCLGLGLGLALILDRNPKGEGLWRTIFLFPMSLSFIVTGTIWRWMLQPGGGVNQAPTLLGGQPSTFGWLSSTDALWKFDWNKLPLLTASVVGLVLVIMAVRAARSGDRTRTLVAAACAALLFLWALFIGPNIKMLPAPELHGFNLALIGIIIAAVWQMSGYTMALYLAGLRGIPEELREAARVDGANDIGMYQHVIFPLLAPITLSAMIVLGHISLKIFDLVYAMAGPDNINTSVPALNMYLTSFRQNQFALGAAIGTILLILVAFVIVPYLSSQFRTEEGHA